A single region of the Ctenopharyngodon idella isolate HZGC_01 chromosome 21, HZGC01, whole genome shotgun sequence genome encodes:
- the zgc:77262 gene encoding RNA-binding protein lark, with protein sequence MVKIFVGNVASATTEDELRALFEKYGAVSDCDILKNYGFVHMDEEEAAQKAVSALHKHEVNGSRITVEYATTKVRNATKIYVGNVPEGVTAAKIKELFQPFGKVVECDIVKNYAFVHMQRESEALEAISELNHSKLEGQKIFVSLSRSNPSRNGRGDDYYPPPPPHHYPPHPHHHPHFLPPRPPPRDYYPPRGRLPPPPLPPPPPRAYYEREVYERGLRHDPYAAPSPRFYERDPYERRLPPPQRPVTPPLAGRYYRERSPLGGRRSLLPPPPPPPSSAGFARGFARNGASSAPPPPAAAPSSHYQRYSLGSGFDKDDYMEDKYSNGFSRSY encoded by the coding sequence ATGGTGAAGATATTTGTTGGCAATGTAGCTTCAGCGACCACCGAAGACGAGCTCCGTGCTTTGTTCGAGAAGTATGGCGCTGTGTCTGACTGTGATATTCTGAAAAACTATGGCTTCGTGCACATGGATGAGGAAGAGGCAGCTCAAAAGGCCGTCTCAGCTTTGCACAAGCACGAGGTCAATGGTTCCCGTATCACCGTCGAGTATGCCACCACCAAGGTACGCAATGCCACCAAGATCTACGTGGGCAATGTTCCCGAAGGAGTCACCGCCGCCAAAATCAAGGAGCTCTTCCAGCCGTTCGGCAAGGTGGTGGAGTGCGACATCGTGAAGAATTACGCATTCGTTCACATGCAGAGGGAAAGCGAGGCTCTGGAGGCTATTTCAGAGCTTAACCACTCCAAATTGGAGGGCCAAAAGATCTTTGTGTCCCTCTCACGCAGTAACCCATCCAGAAACGGCCGAGGGGATGACTATTATCCTCCTCCTCCCCCACATCACTATCCACCTCACCCACACCATCATCCTCACTTTCTCCCCCCACGCCCGCCGCCCCGTGACTACTATCCGCCCCGTGGCCGACTTCCACCCCCTCCTCTCCCACCGCCGCCGCCCCGCGCCTACTACGAGCGCGAAGTGTATGAGAGGGGCCTTCGCCACGACCCGTACGCTGCCCCATCCCCACGTTTTTACGAGCGGGATCCATATGAGCGGCGCCTTCCGCCCCCTCAGCGACCAGTCACGCCGCCTCTCGCCGGGCGCTACTACCGTGAGCGCAGCCCTCTCGGCGGTCGCCGCTCTCTCCTGCCTCCGCCTCCCCCTCCACCCTCTTCTGCCGGCTTCGCCCGCGGTTTCGCCCGCAATGGCGCTAGCTCAGCACCCCCTCCCCCTGCCGCCGCTCCTTCCTCCCACTATCAGCGCTACTCTCTCGGCTCAGGCTTTGATAAGGATGATTATATGGAGGACAAGTACAGCAATGGCTTCAGCCGTAGCTACTAA
- the zgc:110782 gene encoding uncharacterized oxidoreductase YtbE has translation MIVPSVTLMSGVQMPLLGLGTYKLQDHEQLKWSVSSALQAGYRAFDTGAVYGNEAHLGQVLKELLPKYGLSREDVFIISKLAPLDHGPRAKEGCLRSLEQLDCEYIDLYLVHWPGMEGLDPGDSRHSEYRAQSWATLEEFYASGRFKAIGVSNYTSKHIRELLMSCRVPPAVLQIECQPKLIQRELRDLCINTGIHFQAYSSLGKGALLREPEVMDIVRSCGRTPAQVLLRWAVQQGISVLPRSSQPCRVQENAKVFDFELSEMDIMRLNALNCGTRFCKRDSSKIA, from the coding sequence ATGATAGTACCATCAGTAACACTGATGTCAGGAGTGCAGATGCCACTTTTGGGTTTAGGCACATACAAGCTACAGGACCATGAGCAGCTGAAATGGTCTGTCAGCTCTGCTCTTCAAGCAGGATACCGAGCCTTTGACACAGGTGCGGTCTATGGAAATGAGGCACATCTAGGGCAAGTCCTCAAAGAGCTGTTGCCCAAGTATGGTCTAAGCCGTGAAGATGTGTTCATCATCAGCAAGCTTGCCCCATTAGACCATGGGCCGAGGGCAAAGGAAGGCTGCCTGAGGAGTCTGGAGCAACTAGACTGTGAATACATTGACCTCTATCTGGTGCACTGGCCTGGGATGGAGGGTCTTGACCCAGGGGATTCTCGCCATTCAGAGTATCGGGCGCAAAGCTGGGCGACCCTAGAGGAGTTCTATGCCAGCGGGCGATTCAAGGCCATAGGGGTTTCAAACTACACCTCAAAGCACATTAGAGAGCTGCTCATGAGTTGCCGCGTACCCCCAGCGGTCCTTCAGATAGAGTGTCAACCGAAGCTGATCCAGAGAGAATTGAGGGatttatgtataaatacagGCATTCACTTCCAGGCCTACTCTTCGCTGGGTAAAGGAGCTCTCCTTAGGGAGCCAGAGGTAATGGATATAGTGAGGAGCTGTGGTAGGACCCCTGCCCAGGTTCTCCTCAGGTGGGCTGTGCAGCAAGGCATCTCAGTTCTGCCTCGGTCCTCGCAGCCATGCAGAGTGCAGGAGAACGCGAAGGTGTTTGACTTTGAGCTAAGTGAGATGGATATAATGAGGCTGAACGCCCTAAATTGTGGAACACGGTTTTGTAAACGAGACTCTAGCAAAATAGCTTAA